The Deferribacterota bacterium genome has a segment encoding these proteins:
- a CDS encoding DUF4149 domain-containing protein — protein sequence MNDKMFKISFFMLSAYFGLSVYFSFFIAPLLFKLLNKNDAGLVVSNIFPSYFTIGIIAFFICLIYIMRYAFSSIIAAIIVIAMILLIIQLFYIIPESRVLKETNYDVFLKLHKWSMVFNILVILFNFIVIIYMFIRDLNH from the coding sequence ATGAATGATAAAATGTTTAAAATTTCTTTTTTTATGCTTTCAGCTTATTTTGGATTGAGCGTATATTTTAGTTTTTTTATTGCACCACTACTCTTTAAATTATTAAATAAAAATGATGCTGGATTGGTTGTTAGCAATATATTTCCTTCATATTTTACAATTGGTATAATTGCTTTTTTTATTTGCTTAATTTATATTATGAGATATGCCTTTAGTAGTATTATTGCAGCTATTATTGTAATAGCAATGATACTGTTAATAATCCAATTATTTTATATCATCCCAGAATCTAGAGTTTTGAAAGAAACAAATTATGATGTTTTTTTGAAACTGCATAAATGGTCAATGGTTTTTAACATTTTAGTTATATTGTTTAATTTTATTGTAATAATTTATATGTTTATAAGAGATTTAAATCATTAA